In the Tamandua tetradactyla isolate mTamTet1 chromosome 8, mTamTet1.pri, whole genome shotgun sequence genome, TCAGATTTCTCATGGTTCAAAAAAACACTAGGTACTTTCCCATGAGAGTGCCCCAAAACGGCAAGATCTGCTATCCCTTTGCTTCTGAAGAGTCAAGAGAAAAGAACTGGTACCAGATTAAGTCTATTCATTTGTCTGGTATGGAACAGGTTGCACTGTGCCAAAATTCAAGagccagctttttctttttctttcttttttaagctcATGTACCAAGCCACTCTTTTTTTACTAGGCTTTTGCTAAAATCAGCACTTCCCAGCATTCTAGGCTGACCACAGTTTTGTTGGGAGGAAGCTCAGCAGCATCTCAGGGATACTGATAATAGAAATAAGATGCACAGATGCCATCTGTTTGATTGTGTCAATGCCCAGTAAAACTTTCTAACCAAATGGCAATCATTTAAAAAGACCCACTGTTAATATGCCTTTAAAGGTGCTTTTCCCATAGCAGTGATGACTTTGTGTAATTCCACCCACTCCCTCATGCCTGTTTCTATGGCCAACCATACAAACATCCACTTTCAAGACACTCATTAGTTTAGTATTTCTGTGACATGGAATGGACTGACGTTCTACTTGACTTCAATAAGCACCACACACTTGCTCACCAACTGAGCTAGTCAGACACTCACTGGTCTACATAAcatagttaaataaataaataaataaatacatacataatacTTCATTTTTTCATAAAAGTCATAACTTAAAGACTGCCATTAATAAAATGCCACACAATGTCTCTATGAATACATGCCGGGATATTTCCTTCACTCACAAAAAGGTTTAAACTGAGGCAAAGAGTAAATAATCTGGTGAGTGAGTAGCAAAATTAGTTAAAGAACccaggaattttttatttctacccCCTATTCTAGGCTTATATTCTCGCTTTTCCAAGGTGTGATTATAGACCATTGctctaagaaatatattttatttattccaagATTGGCCTGGTCAAAATAATGTGTCCAAAGAGAGTGGTACCTttttaagagagaaataagaagaggaggactaaaaaggaaaatatatgaagtaacaacaacaaaacattagCTTCATCTCCCCCCTGAGGCCAGTACatactttttaaagtctttggttCTCGTTTGCAATATGTACAGCAAAGCTGAAACCTGAACTGCCATCTCAAGCACAGTGGAATCCACATAGTAAATCCCTATGGAATTTAGTCACAGCCTCTCATGCCTAGGAGATTAATGCACAAAAGCCCTGAGAACTGGCATACAGTTTTCCTGGTAGGGCAGAACCTGTACAACTGGACTCAGTAAATCTGCGCACACCACATTCATCTCACATCCAAAGCCCTAGCTATATGGTTTTTGTGCAGTGAAGAGTTAACACAGCAGGCATGTCCTGCTGTCCTTGGAAAGGCCTGCTTACAAGTTTGGcccttggctggcatctgggaaCTTAGATTTCAAGAGGGTTCCCACAATGAACTGATAAGAGTGGCTCACTGTGGCTAAACTGTTTGGGCAAACACTATGATTTATACTGAatacctgctttccttctgggagtccGGAATCATGGTAAATGCCAGGCAGAGGCTGCCTAAGTGAGCAGCCCCCAGTAAAAACCCCAGGCACTCAGTTCCTAATGAGCTTCCTCAGTAGACATTTCACACATGTTGTCACAACTTGTTGGAGGAATTAAGCACATCCTGTGTGACATCACTAGGAGAGAACTCTGGAAACTTGCACTTGGTTTCCCGCGGACTTTGCCCCATATATCTTTTCtgtttgctaatttttctttgtatccttATGCCATAATCATAGCCTTGAGCACAACTATATGCTGAGTCCTCTGGATCTTTCAATCAAATTGATGAACCTGGGGGTGGTCTTGGGACCCAACATAGTTGGTATAGAGTGTTCAGTAATTAACCCCCACTGCTGGTTTCACCCCCACTGCTGGTTTCACCCCCATCCTTCTCCCATCCTTCTATCACCTTTTGTTTAAAGAGAGGGCATGTTTAGCTCCCTGATCCAGTGCTCAGAATGCCAAAGGCATATGTCTTCTTGAAAGTTCTTCGTTTTATATTAAATGTGGTGAGTTTATTTAAATCACATGGAAATTTAAATTACATGGAAAACAGGAATAAGTGTTGAAGGAGTCACTTCTTAAAGGAACAAGGAAGAAATAGCactaatttttttcaactttctttCTAAGCTATCTAAACGTTTAAGCCTCCCAGTCACAAGAGGACCCCGAGTCCCCACAAACTAAAGTGAATGCGGCACTGCTCACCTCGCAGGTCTTTTATTCATGATCACCACTGCGTATTCTCACCGTCTACAACTGTGCCACTGTAGAAATTAGTGCTTTAATACTGGTATATGCTTGGCTCAAATACTGACCAAACTGAACAATAAAGTTAGCCCTTTTTTGAAACCTAAGTTTGTTATAAGCATGATTCCCTAACAACCACATTTCCAACCTGGTTCCCAGAGCCTGGTTCCCCAAACCCAATCCATTGTCTGGAGCAAGCCTTGGCTAGTGAGTCTTGAGATGTCCATTATGTTTCAGCTGCCGCTCCTCACCACGCCTGCTTCTCCAGGAGCGGTACTTCTTGATGCTCTTCCTCCATGCAAAGCGCCAGATGCTAAACATGAAACACCAAGACACAGCATACATAGCTACTCCCCCAACCTTCACAAACCACTTGGGCTTGGAGGAGaccatttcacagaaaaggagACGAGCTCCTACGCCAATCCGCACTCCAGTGAACAAACCCACAAAGAGGAAGTCTACGACATCTCCAGTGAAACTGTGGTAGTGCCCTGTTTCACGGAGAAACCAGCGCATCTGTAACAAAGGGTTAGTAATCTCACTTCCAAAGAGGACTGCGTTGACCTCTGTGCCTGACTCGCCAAGGACCAGGGCCATGATGATGCCCAAGATACTCAATGTGTGATGAGCCAGCATCAGGCCACCCTCAGACTGGAAGTAGATGCACCAGCCCAAGTCGAAGATGAAGTAGCCCAAGGTGAGACACAGAACGTGCACTTGGAGAGGTGTATTAGGTGAGCCTGAAATAAACCGGGACAGAAGCAAATTGAGAAACTGGGAATTGTGCTACCTTGCACAAGGATCGTGTGTTGTCTCTCAAACCTTTTTGAATCACAGAAGACAAAAGCAATGAAAGGTACATGCTTCTAATGAGAGCCAAAGAAAGACTAAGATATAAAACCTTGcttttaacatattaaatattgCAGCCCCCAGGAAATGCTGTTCTGATAAATCAGATCTCAGTTACTGATTTGAGCACGGCAATTATTTTAGTATCCTCTCTATGGAGCAGCATCAAATTGAGTTATTTTGTTCTTTCAATTAAAAtcctaagctttttttttttacccaactAAAGATTTCTTTCCAGACTCGAGTCATTCTTTCCTGAATGTCCAATGAATTTCTTTAGTTAATGGATTAAGTCATTGGACACTGGTGGCTCTAACCTACCCCCGAAGTGGACTATGGTGAGAACCCTAGGAGTTGAAATGTCCCTGTGCCCAAGAATGTGGGATGCAAAGACCTACCATGTTCAAATCCATGAGAACATTCATATAAAGCACAAAActtaaaatttgcttttatttcagtTTGGGGGAAAGCTTGGGAAGCTCTGTATTACTAAGgaaatttttaacaaataatcTGAGGATTTGAAAAAAGAACCACATTCCAGAGGATACAATTTTTGTATACTAAAGAAGTAATGATTATATATCTAACAGCTTAAAAATTAATATAGCTGCCCCAAATAATGGGcattggttaaataaatgatagaaatGCATACaacacaattttataaaataatttaaaagaatgaagaatatcTGTATGCATAGATATGGAAAGATGTGTCCTTTGACTTTACAATCAAGTGAATTTGCAGGTTACCAAAAGGTATCTATAATATGGTTCCATCTATGTCGGGGAGGAAGAGGGAGCAgagatgtgttttgttttgttttgttgacaTTTCAAATTGATTCAACTATAACAAgcaatttaaatttcattttacaaGTACAGAGTtatggaaaaacagaaataataggtGATGTACAATACCAGAGTtaacaaagaagaatgaagactCCTAATGCAAACTATAATGGGAATATTCTTCGAGATTATACAAATTCtgttacaaaaagaaaagtctcatCCTTCCAAAGCTATCCTCAAACATAAATCTCTAAGGAAAAAATCCCTTAATATCCCCCACCTACCTGGGTGGGTAAAAGGCCAAGGGCCATCAATGAAGCCAATATAAGCCGAGAGGACTATAGAGAGGACTCCATGGGTGAATGTAACCAGCCGGCAGCTCCATTCATAACTTCGGTGCTTATTCAGGCAGCAGAAAGAAATGTACAGCGAGAGCCACCCGCACAGGCTGAATAGCACCTGCAGACACAGAGCTAACGCCATCCTATGATGAAAagaccaaaaccaaaaaaacaaaggatGCACCCAAGAAAACAGCATTGGGtcattttgcatatatgttttcaCTTCCAGAACAGAATAGTACAAAAACAATGCTTTCACTAAAATACTTCTTCCTTAAAGACAGACACAAATCTCCTCTTTAAGTCTGACTGTGTTTCTGCCTCCATATTCCTTAGAGATACCGTCCTGTCAAGCAGGGGAAACTGTAAGCTGAGTTGGGAAGCTAACATAAGATGTTGTTatgaataaatatcaaaataaccCTCTACCAATGACTGACCCTGGACAATAATATATGAGtaacataatacatatattagaTAATGTGTTTCCAGAACACTACCACTTGTGGTCCCTGACAGAAGTCACATGACACATGGCAGTTTATTATGGTTTCAAGCTAACACTAAATACAGCAGATGTTTAGATTTGGGTTATAGGTTTATCAGTGAAAGTGAAACTTGGAGTAAACCTAAATATAGAACTAAAGAAAGAGTGCAGGCATTTTGGAAAGGTAAAAAGTAAAATCCTTGTTCTATACAGTTCTGAAATCTAACTCAAAGATTAACAAGGAGAAAGCAGAGGGTTTTGAGGTTCAAGAGGGGAGTTTTTGTTGTGATATAGAAATAACTTTAAGTcaattatttagttaaaaatgaaacaaagtcagAAAGCTATACTTTGGAATTTTTACTGGTGACAAATATATCAGGACAAAAACAACTGTTAACTGAGTCAGTTCAGTTAGTCATGCAATTacctaaaaatctaaaaatgacCTAGATGTTATTAATATTCATTAGCTCCTCTACTGAAAGTACAAATCAAACAGGTCAAAAACATTTCAGATATCTGTCTCATCACAGCAGGAATTTTCTGCATGGCTACATTTATTGCTTACCCCTATTCTGACAAGGGAAATAGAATCCGTGGATCAATACACTTCAGTACACAAGCCACTCCCAAGAATGTTATTCAGAGAGGGTTTTATGAAGGTCAAGTTTTGAACAACCTTCATCTAAAATCCGACACCTATTCAAGAAAACAGTAGGTGTCAATCATAGTCTTGAGTTTTAATTTGTCTCTGTCCCTAACTAGTCATAAGTgtaagcaagttatttaacttctccatcCTATTTTGAAGGTAAAAAGACTTAAGAAATCTATGATCCAGTTCAGTTCTGACGTggatttctgaaataaattttgcAAAATGCCTAGGCTAATTTTCAGAGCAAGGCCCAGAAATACAAAATACCTggagtagaaaagaaaagaaccgGCCTCCCATGTTTTCTTTTGAAGGCCAGTGCCACTGGCCAGTAATGCGGATCAGCTCTTTTGGATATACCGATTAGTATTTTTAGAGTCCTCTTCTCGGAATCCTAATTCCCTGGCAGAATGGAGGAAACAGTGGCCCACcgacaaacaaaagaacagagatTTGTAGATGACCGATACAactctgtgactttgggaaagCCACTCtatctctggatttcatcttcCTCGTGTAAAAGCATGGACGGGTATTTAGATGGCCATGTCAGCTCAAAATTCCCAAGGCTCCGCTCCTCGTTTCTCCCCATTCAGGGTCAGAATAGGGAGGAGGAGCGCCGGGCGGGCCCACCAGGCCTCGAGCAGGCGTGGTTGGCAGCGACCTGCCACCTTGGCCGCCTCGCAGGTACCACGATCGCATCTCCACCAGGATGTGCCCTACGGACTGCGGCCACACCCGGCTCGGGAACAGCAGAGCCAGGCCGGTTATCCCGCCATCCTACCTGGCGCCCGGAGCCTGGCACAGAAAGGCCTCCAGCGCCCAAAGGCAGGAGGAAGCCCCCTCCCCTTTTCAGACGCCGGGCCAGGCCATCTCCCCGCCTCTTTCCCGGCCAATGACCCAGGTCTGGCCCGCACACCCGCGCCCCGAGTGCTGGCCGAGTGCCCACCCCGCCCGCGCAAGTCGGCCGGGCCGGGCTGTCGGCGCAGCGCCGTTACCTGGCGGAGAGCACCAGGAAACCGCGGGCGCCTGAGCGCCCGGAGCTCCCGGGATCCCGGGAACAGGAAGCAGCCGCAGAAGGGGAGAGGATGAGGCTCTGATGGCGTAGGAGGAGGAGCCGCGGGTCTGGGGGCACCTGGTGGCGGGGAGGAAGGAGCGCAGAGCTGGGGACGTTCGGAAAGCCATCTGCAAGGGTCCTCTTTCTTGGCGGGAAGGGCGATCTAGTGTGGACGCGACCTCTGCAGGCTGCTGTTCTGGTTTGATGTTGTCTGTTTGTTTGAATCCATATCCCTCCATCCCCCCAGGATGAGACGACCCATCCAACCGCCTTTTACTAAGCGCTTACTGCGTTCTTGCAGCACCGCTGGGAACTGTAGATTAGTCCCTGCCTTCATGCTTGCAATCGAAGGTGTGAAACAAGTACACAGATGACTATTTACCGGGAGCGTGCAGGGGCCTGGGAattacagatttttccttctaattttagCACTGTCACCAATTTAGCAGAATAGCATGAAGGTTAAGAATAAGCCCTAGGTGACCACTTCGCTTGGGCAAGTTGTTTAGCTTTTCTGTGTCTtccgtttcctcatctctaaaatggagatagtaataGTACCTATCTCCTAAGGTTAttgtgagaattttaaaaatattacatatacCAAGTGTTTAGAACAATGTgtgttaactatttttatttaatttcactttGGGTAAATCCTTTTTCCTCTCTGGGTCTCTGTAGTTTAATACTGAGGAGGGTAAATTTGAAGAGATGGCCAAACATAAATATGGAGATTCAAATGGGATAAAGTGGTAAAAAAGAGCATCTGccagctctgcaaataaattcattacccaccctctctatgtgggacatgacttccaggggtatatgtctccctggcaacgtgggacatgacttccaggaatgcGCTTCACCCTGGCATCGTGGAattaacaatgccttcttgaccaaaaaggggaaaagaaaggtaacaaaatCAGGTtgcagtggctgaaagatttcacatagagtcaagaggctattctggaggttactcttttgcaaacttcagctagatattgcaaatcgCCACGGCATGCCtagccccaaccaacaatattcctgaaaaccctgaaggatacctagggctctatcttagactctataaaagtttcactcactaagtttatttttcagaaacctaaatccTCCATGTTGTTCCTATGCCTGataaccctgaaacccagaggtataaatctgtccaagaacatcaaccagttgcaacCCCCTACCCCATACTgtcaacactccttttcaacatgaagaagttagaatggtcactgcctaaatattcctaaagattgggagaaggatcaaatgagagggaagagttacaatagagaagataggatttaattaatgagtatgactactgaattatattgatatttctttttagtctccagtatcttagagcagctagaagggaatatctgcaattgtggaactgcaacccataccatactttgaaattgtGTTTCAAAtttaacttgttaaaatgtactttgaaattcatcactttttcgcatatatatttcacaataaaaaatgtttgtttttttttaaaaaaagggctgGTATGGTTGATCAGGgtctagatatttttatttttacaaaaacctTGAGCAGAGGTGTGAACGTTTAGGCCAGATCTGGAGAATAGTGAATAATCTAGTGCGGGTAGTTTTTTCTTGTCAACCGCTCAAGTGCAAAGATAACTCCATCTTTGTCTTTGTTTCCCTATTACCCAGTATGAGACAGatgtaataaatgtttgctggttgaatgaatggaaaattAGTCTGGAAGCATATTGTGGTTCCAACCTTGTTGACCGTGTGTATAATTTGAGAGATGGTTTCAGAAATACCCTTGTGCACACTGTACCTTGAAGATTGTGATTTCATAAGTCTGGTGTGGGGCCCAtgcatctgtaatttttaaaacctgCCCTGATCATGCAGATGATCAGAcacatttgaaaaccactgctgtCAGGGGACCTTAAAGGCCAGGCTAAGGCATTTTATTATGTAGATAACAGGGAGCCCATGATTTTTGAGCAAGGGTATCTTGTTATCATGTTCTCTGGCTCCTTGCTACTCAGTGGGGTTCTCCGCAGAGCCGCAAAATCTGCATCAGGTCCCCAACCTggacctattgaatcagaatttccATTTCAACAACATCCCTAGTGATTTGTCTGCATATTCGTGGGGTTTTGTTTAATATGtttccctacatatatgtatttctatatctatatacatacacaaagaaaggcagatatgtgatatgtatatcatagaaaattttgggttttttgggggggggggttggggggagtgGTGCGTGGGCCAGG is a window encoding:
- the TLCD5 gene encoding TLC domain-containing protein 5, producing the protein MALALCLQVLFSLCGWLSLYISFCCLNKHRSYEWSCRLVTFTHGVLSIVLSAYIGFIDGPWPFTHPGSPNTPLQVHVLCLTLGYFIFDLGWCIYFQSEGGLMLAHHTLSILGIIMALVLGESGTEVNAVLFGSEITNPLLQMRWFLRETGHYHSFTGDVVDFLFVGLFTGVRIGVGARLLFCEMVSSKPKWFVKVGGVAMYAVSWCFMFSIWRFAWRKSIKKYRSWRSRRGEERQLKHNGHLKTH